The genomic interval AACCACGGTCGTGCCGAACCGATTTATCCGCAGAAGCAATTCAATTATTTCATTAGCGTTAATGGAGTCAAGATTGCCGGTCGGTTCGTCGGCCAAAAGTATTTTAGGCCGGTGGACCAAGGCCCGGGCAATGGCCGCCCGCTGCCGTTCCCCGCCGGAAACTTCATGGGGATAACGGCCTTGCTTGTTTTCCAAACCGACTATTTTCATCACCTGCGGCACAATGCTGCCCATCTTTGTCGGCGTGCTGCCGCAAACTTCTAGGGCGAAAGAAACATTCTCCCGCAAATTTTTTTTGGGCAGAAGCTTAAAATCCTGAAAAATAACCCCGATTTGCCGGCGCAGCCAAGGCACTTCCCTCTGGCCGATATTGGTAATGTCCCAGCCGCCGACTAAGACTCGGCCGTTTGAAGCCTTTTCTTCCCCGGTTAGAATTTTTACCATAGTGGTCTTGCCCGTGCCGGACTGACCGACAATAGAAACAAATTCTCCCGGTTTAATATGCAAATTAACGTCTTTTAAAGCGGCTATGTCAGGATGGTAAATTTTTGAAATATTTAGAAGCTTAATCATATTCAAATTACAAATTCACAAATCTACCCCAAATTTACAAATATTGCAAAGCCGTCTTCATTTATTATTTGTAAAATTTGTAAAGAATTTGTAATTTGTAACTATTTTATTATTTTTTTCGCGACGTATTTAATAAGGTCTCCGGTTTCCATAAAGCTGCCATCCCTGGTATTATTTCCGAAAGTGACAACAATTAATTTCCGATTACCAGCCTTGGCCCTAATCATCAGGCAGTAGCCGGCTTCGTCCAAATATCCGGTTTTTGACCCGGTAATGGCAAAACCGTTATTTACTGCCAACAATTTATTGGTATTTACCAAACGATAGGCTTTTTTTGTATTAAGGGTGGAAAACCTGTATTCTTTGGCAACGCTGGCCTTCTCTATAATCGGATGGGTAAACACCCTTTTGGTTATTATAGCATAATCCAGGGCGGAACTCACGTTCTCCGGAGACAGGCCGGTTGGTTCAACAAAACGGGTTGAAACCGCCCCCCAGCCAACTGCCGCCTCATTCATCTTTTTTATAAAATCGTCCCGGGGCATTTCGCTTGCTCGCACCAGGGTTTCAATGGCATTGTTGGCCGAACCGACTAAAGCCGAATAAACTAAATTCTCAATCGTTAAAGTGTCCCCGTCTTTCAAATTTATCCTGGCTGATTCCCATTTATTGCAGTATTGGTAATTAAATTCCTCATCCTGAATTCTGTAAGTCACAACTTTGTCCAAGCTCGGCCGGGTATCCAAAAAAACCTTAATCGCCACTAATTTTGTCAGGCTGGCCAAGGGCAGAGTGGTAGTGGCGTTTTTCCCCCAAAGCACCTCTTCGCTGTCTTCGTCCATGACAATGGCTGATTTGGAAGCAATGGCCAATTCCGGCGTTGCCCCGGTTTGGGCTATTCCTAAAATTTTGCCATAAGTGTCGGGCGCGACCCGGAGAGGCTCTATCCTGACGTTAATTACTCCGTCCCGCAGGGAGGCAATTTTGGCAAAAGCGACTTTATCCAAATCAATCACGCGATCGGGGTGGAGGTTTCTGTCCGGCCCATAGTCATTAATCTCCACATCCACAAATTTGTTATTATCCGTATTGTAAACCCGCAATTTAGAACCCTTGGGAAAATCCGGGGAAGCGGCAAAATTTCCATTTTTATAGGCATACCAGCTGGCCCGGCCGGTAACCGGAACCTCCGGATTAGAAAAAACCGCAATCCGGGCAAAAGGAAGGTGGATTAAAGACCTCACAAATTTTTCTTCCGGATAATCCCTGGTCGGCAACGGGCGCCAGGAAGAAAAATTCTTATCATAAAAAAAGACCTGCTTATAATCGTCTGAATCTTCTTGATAAGAAAACTGGATATAAAACGGCTTATGATTGTCGTAAGCGGCCTTATTCCTGAATTCAAATTGATAGGTATTGCTGATTCTGTCCAACTGCCAAGGCGAAGGCATATCTTCATTAATCTGAACAACATCAACTCCCGTGGCTTCGGATAATATCCCCGGCACCAAAGACAGCTTCAATTCATCGGCAAAAGACGTTACCGTATAACCCTTGGCGATGGTGGCTTTATCCAGGTTTATAAAATAATACTGATTGGGGTCGATTCGCGCTTCTTCACCGGCAAAAACAAAACTACCAACTAATAGGGTCAGTAGTATCATTATTATTCCTGTTTTTTTAAAATAGTTTTTTACCATCAGTTAAAACCGATTATTTGACTAGTTTTAATTATAACAATATAATTATATCATAAAAAATCATTAGGCAAAACTATCCAGTAATTAAATATTCGCCATTTGTAAATCTGAAATCGGCAATCTAAAATCTTAAATCTTGAATTACTCGCGGGTATAGTATAATGGTAGTACGCGACCTTCCCAAGGTTGAGGCACGGGTCCGATTCCCGTTACCCGCTCTATTCTTCGTCCCGAGTACTCGGGACTACGGATTGTAAGCCGTTATAACTCATAATCAGGTTCGACTTGCCCGCGTGCCGTCGCTAAAGCTATGGCAACGTGCGACCATAGCTTTAACGTAGGCGGGTTCTGATATCCCGCTCGGGTAATAACAATTAACAATTAACAGTTAACTATTAACTTTTTAACTGTTAAGGGTTAACTAAATGCTTAAAGAATCAAATTACGTAAAAATTGTGGTAGCTGTTCCGCGCCAGTCGGCTAATAAAATCCGGGAAGCCATAGGCAGGGTCGGCGCCGGAGAGCAAGGCAAATATAAATTTTGCAGCGGCTCATACAAAGCCATTGGTCGTTTTATTCCGCAAAAAGGAGCCCATCCAGCCATTGGCCAAACCGGAAAATTAGAAGAAGTGGAAGAGGAAATAATCACCACGATTTGCCATAAAGATTTAGTTGAAAAAGTAGTGACGGCCATAAAAAAAGCTCATCCTTATGAAGAGCCGCCGATTGACATAATCCCCCGTTTGGATATAGTTTAGTTATATTAAGCCGATGTAGCTCAACTGGTAGAGCAACGGTATCGTAAACCGTAGGTTGTGGGTTCAAGTCCCACCATCGGCTCAAATAAAATATGTTTGCCGA from Patescibacteria group bacterium carries:
- a CDS encoding ATP-binding cassette domain-containing protein, coding for MIKLLNISKIYHPDIAALKDVNLHIKPGEFVSIVGQSGTGKTTMVKILTGEEKASNGRVLVGGWDITNIGQREVPWLRRQIGVIFQDFKLLPKKNLRENVSFALEVCGSTPTKMGSIVPQVMKIVGLENKQGRYPHEVSGGERQRAAIARALVHRPKILLADEPTGNLDSINANEIIELLLRINRFGTTVV
- a CDS encoding RlpA-like double-psi beta-barrel domain-containing protein; this encodes MVKNYFKKTGIIMILLTLLVGSFVFAGEEARIDPNQYYFINLDKATIAKGYTVTSFADELKLSLVPGILSEATGVDVVQINEDMPSPWQLDRISNTYQFEFRNKAAYDNHKPFYIQFSYQEDSDDYKQVFFYDKNFSSWRPLPTRDYPEEKFVRSLIHLPFARIAVFSNPEVPVTGRASWYAYKNGNFAASPDFPKGSKLRVYNTDNNKFVDVEINDYGPDRNLHPDRVIDLDKVAFAKIASLRDGVINVRIEPLRVAPDTYGKILGIAQTGATPELAIASKSAIVMDEDSEEVLWGKNATTTLPLASLTKLVAIKVFLDTRPSLDKVVTYRIQDEEFNYQYCNKWESARINLKDGDTLTIENLVYSALVGSANNAIETLVRASEMPRDDFIKKMNEAAVGWGAVSTRFVEPTGLSPENVSSALDYAIITKRVFTHPIIEKASVAKEYRFSTLNTKKAYRLVNTNKLLAVNNGFAITGSKTGYLDEAGYCLMIRAKAGNRKLIVVTFGNNTRDGSFMETGDLIKYVAKKIIK